Sequence from the Burkholderia cepacia genome:
AATGATCGGCAGCTTGCGCGCGAGGTTCGCGGACTTGCCGCGGCGCAGCAGCCAGTCGGAGAAGATCCCGCCGAACATCACGCCGACCGACGCGGCGATGAACGGCATGATCGCGAAGAAGCCGATCTTCAGCCAGCCCATGTGGCGCTCGGTGGCGAGGTAGGTCGGGAACCAGGTCAGGAAGAACACGAGCGTCGAGTTGCCGGCGAACTGGCCGAGGCAGATGCCCGCGAGCTGGCGCTTCTTCAGCAGCTTGCCGGCCATCGCCCAGCTGAATTTCGTCTGCTCGGGCCGGTCGTTCTTCTTCGCGCCGTGCGCGAGGCCGCCGCCCGCTTCGATGAACTCGATCTCCTCCTTGTTCGCGCCCGGATGGTTGCGCGGCTCATGATAGAACTTCCACCAGACCAGGCCGAACGCGATGCCGATCGCGCCGACGACCCAGAACAGCGAACGCCAGCCGAACGCGCCCATCAGCGCGAACAGCACCGGGCTGAAGAACGCGAGGCCGATGTACTCGCCGACCGTATACGTACCGGTCGCCATCGCGCGCTCGTTCTGCGGGAACCACGTCGCGACGACCCGGCTGTTGGTCGGGAAGCACGGCGCCTCCGTCACGCCGAGCCCGAGCCGGCATGCGAACAGCGTCGCGATGCCCGGCACGAAGCCCTGCAGGAACGTGCACAGCGACCACAGCGTCATCGACCAGTAATAGGTGATCTTGCTGCCGAAGCGGTCGAGGAACAGGCCGCCGGGCACCTGCATCGCGACGTACGTCCACGAAAACGCGGAGAACATGATGCCCATCACGGCCGCATTGATACCGAGTTCCTTGGTGAGCTGCGGTGCAGCCACCCCCAGCACGGTACGGTCGAGATAGTTGATCATCGTGCCGATCGCGAGCAGCGCGAGAATCTTGTAGCGCGCCGAGGTGCGCCGGACCGAGCCGGCCGCCTGCGCCGGACGCGCCGGCGCATGGTTGGTGTGGGTGGTGTGCTGCATGATTGTCTCCTGGTCTCGTCTTTATCTGAATCTATCGAGGGTCAGCGTGCGACCAGCGACTGAAAGTGCTCGAACATCCGTTCGTCGTCCGGCGTTCGTCCGGTGAAGATCTCGAACGCATCGACGGCCTGGTACACGGCCATCCCGCCTCCCGGCAGCGTTGCGCAGCCGGCCGCGCGCGCGGCGCGGACCAGTTCGGTTTCGAGCGGGAAATACACGATGTCGGCCACCCACATCCCGGCATGAAGCAGCTCGGCCGGCAGCGGCAGGCCCGGATGCTTGGCCATGCCCGTCGGCGTCGCGTGGATCAGGCCCGTCGCGGCGCGCATCGCGTCCGCGAGATCGCCGCCCTGTACAACCCGCGCCGCGGGGAAGCGTTGCTGCAGTTCCGCCGCGAGGGCGGCGGCGCGCGTGCCGTCGACATCGAAAATCGTCAGTTCGGCCGCGCCCATCTGCAGCGCGGCGTGCGCCACGGCCGCGCCCGCGCCGCCCGCGCCGAGCTGGACGACGTGTTCGAGCGACGCGTCGGGCAACCCGCGGCGGAACGATTTCGCGAAGCCCGACCAGTCGGTGTTGTGGCCGATCCGCTTGCCGTCCTTGAACAACACGGTGTTCACCGCGCCGAGCGCACGCGCATCGTCCGACAACGCGTCGAGGTGCTCGATCACGCGCTGCTTGCACGGGTGCGTGATGTTCAGGCCGTTGTAGCCCATCCGCTGCGCGGCATCGAGCAGTTGCGGCAGTGCCTCGACGGTCACGCCGAGCACGTCGAGGTCGATCCGCCGGTAGACATAGCCGAACCCCTGGCGGAATCCTTCTTCCTCGTGCATCGCAGGCGACAGCGAGCCGCCGATGCCCTGGCCGATCAGGCCGATCAGAAACGACGGGCGGCTCATCGCGCGGCCCCCTGCGCGAACAGCGTCGCCAGACGCTGCAGCGCGAACACGTAGCCTTCGGTGCCGCAGCCGCAGATCACGGCTTCGGCAACCGCCGACACGTAGGAATGGTGGCGGAACGCCTCGCGACGATGCACGTTCGAGATATGGACTTCGATCACCGGCTTCGCGATCGCGGAAAGCGCGTCGGCCAGCGCCACCGACGTATGCGTATAGGCAGCCGGGTTGATCACGATGCCGTGCGTGTCGTGACGCGCGGCGTGCAGCCAGTCGATCAACTGATGCTCGGCGTTCGACTGGCGGAAGTCGATTTCCAGCCCGAGCGCCTCAGCGGCCGTTCGGCAGCGCTGCTCGACGTCGGCGAGCGTTTCCGCGCCGTAGATATGGGGCTCGCGCGTCCCCAGCAGATTCAGATTCGGGCCGTTCAGCACCAGCACCTTGGG
This genomic interval carries:
- a CDS encoding MFS transporter, encoding MQHTTHTNHAPARPAQAAGSVRRTSARYKILALLAIGTMINYLDRTVLGVAAPQLTKELGINAAVMGIMFSAFSWTYVAMQVPGGLFLDRFGSKITYYWSMTLWSLCTFLQGFVPGIATLFACRLGLGVTEAPCFPTNSRVVATWFPQNERAMATGTYTVGEYIGLAFFSPVLFALMGAFGWRSLFWVVGAIGIAFGLVWWKFYHEPRNHPGANKEEIEFIEAGGGLAHGAKKNDRPEQTKFSWAMAGKLLKKRQLAGICLGQFAGNSTLVFFLTWFPTYLATERHMGWLKIGFFAIMPFIAASVGVMFGGIFSDWLLRRGKSANLARKLPIIAGLLLASTIILANYVQSNEAVIAIMSVAFFAQGMAALGWTLVSDIAPDGLLGVTGGIFNFAANLAGIITPLVVGFIVATTGSFVGALVFIGVIALIGALSYIFVVGDIKRIEL
- a CDS encoding shikimate dehydrogenase, producing the protein MSRPSFLIGLIGQGIGGSLSPAMHEEEGFRQGFGYVYRRIDLDVLGVTVEALPQLLDAAQRMGYNGLNITHPCKQRVIEHLDALSDDARALGAVNTVLFKDGKRIGHNTDWSGFAKSFRRGLPDASLEHVVQLGAGGAGAAVAHAALQMGAAELTIFDVDGTRAAALAAELQQRFPAARVVQGGDLADAMRAATGLIHATPTGMAKHPGLPLPAELLHAGMWVADIVYFPLETELVRAARAAGCATLPGGGMAVYQAVDAFEIFTGRTPDDERMFEHFQSLVAR
- the aroQ gene encoding type II 3-dehydroquinate dehydratase — its product is MSKPKVLVLNGPNLNLLGTREPHIYGAETLADVEQRCRTAAEALGLEIDFRQSNAEHQLIDWLHAARHDTHGIVINPAAYTHTSVALADALSAIAKPVIEVHISNVHRREAFRHHSYVSAVAEAVICGCGTEGYVFALQRLATLFAQGAAR